TGCCTGGTTAAAAACATTCCTTTATTACTTTGGGGATTATTATAATGGAGATCAAACTCGAATCCCCTCGACCATACGATTGACACCATATGAGTCGCGTTAttggaaaatagggtttaatacatgtgcgttaatagtcgtcccagattagtctgtgcattccccataggctaatcaggtacgacactttccacctagattGGTTTTTTCATGTATAAGACACttcttttaaacagaaaattcCTTACAAGcaaaaaatgtcgtccctgattactaTGTTCGAACTGCATTTAACATCATTTATGCATTAAACGAAATAACAGTACCTCCACTGCCCGGACACATCGGCCCGGAACAACTAGAAGACGCCCCATCACCGACGTTATTGGCTACCCAAGCGTCCATTCCGCCACCTGCAGCGCTCCCTTCACTGCCTCCAACCGCCGCTGCATTCCAGGGATCACCACCCCTGCCACTGCTTCCGGTACCTGAACCAGATCCCCAAGCGTCTCTTCCGACACTTGCACCGTCGCCGCTCCCGGAAGGTGAGAGCCCGTTGCCGCTTGAAGAGCTCATACCGGATACTGAAGTGGTTGGTTCTTTTGTGGTTTGTTCCGAATGTTGTTGGGACTGTTGCGAAGGTCCTAGAATGGTATTCGTGGAGCGTctatacttttttttcttaagtGAAGAATGCGTAAGCATTcaatgcatcatcatcatcatcatcatcatcatcatcatcatcatcatcatcatcatcgtcatcatcgtcatcatcatcatcatcatcatcatcatcatcatcatcatcatcatcatcatcatcatcatcatcatcatcatcattattatcatcatcatcatcatcattatcatcatcatctccaccatcatcatcaacttcatcatcatcatcatcataatcatcaccacaAACCAAGAAATACTTTTACCCGGTTGTGAATCCACGCATGCGCACGTTTGACAGCCCGTTTCGTCTGTATTCGTGCTGAGATTGTAGCCGTCGTGGCACGACAACATGCACATAATCATGTCGTAGCACTTTCGGTACGTGTCGCCGCTGATTGGAAGTGCGCCTGGTACGTGAAAAGAGACATATGTGAGAGTAAATTATATGGAGCATAGGTTTCTCAGCTTTTTCACTTTTTGATTTTACTGCAAACGTCATCGTTTGATATGACGTCACAAAACATACATAATACGTTTTGAAAAATAGCTAAAAAGCTTTTGTTAAAAATAACGATGGGATAATTGTGTTATGCGTAATACGGTTGCTATCGATATGGAACAACATGCTCAATATACTACTCGCTTAACAACATTTATTAAACGCCTTTCTTTTAATGACGATATGAAACATTATCCAAACGGAAAACATGTGCAAATCCTTTCAGCATATTAAAACATATGGATTACCATTCCCTTTGTCGGCCTCTTGAGTGTCGGCACCGCATGAACAAACTCTGCACTTGTTTTGATCCACTGTGCGACACTTGCTTGGACAATCCTTAGGCGGCGGTGCGCATGCGTTGCTCGATGACGTCGCCTCCGGTCGCATTGCGCAGTCGCAGACTCTGCACTTCCGGTTGTCCACAGACCGGCATCGGGAAGGACAGTCTTGATCGACGGCGGGGCAGCGGTTTTCTTCATAACCGGAATTGGGGACTAAAAATTCTGGATACGCCATACCCCCTCCTACCGGCCGTAGTCCCGGTACCCGAGCGAGGGAACTTCCGGGGTTCCACGGTACTTGACATTTAGCTGTGATTATAAACGATTTGACTTTTCATATAATGATACTAAAGGATTTAtaacaaatatcattatttttcTTCTCAAACTACATGTTACTGCTATTTTGCCATGTGTGGTGCTAGAACTACCAGTAGAATTGCTACTTAATATTGATGATacattaaattgaataaatacCAAATCAAATTCGTCAACAACAGACAAGCTTTACTTAAATTGTTCGGTGAAGTACGTGGTGTATAAAATCAATTTCTATTTATTAAGAAAAGAACGATAAATAATCACAAGTACAGCACtcgataaaacaaaaaaaataacaatattaacatcACTGTACCATTCCAAATAAGTAGAATAAAAAACGACGCCGAAACGTACATCCGTCCCATTTGTGAATAACAGCGTAAATAAtatttatgtcattattattgacACTAAAAACAGCACTGCACCTCGCGCGTGTTGCTATTTTCTTGCAAAAGATGTCATTTCCGAAAACGTATAATATAAAAGGGCTGTCCGGTGTTTGATAACACTGTAACTAAATATGCATTAAGACGCATATATGTTTACCACATTAAACGCAATTGTGCTACGGCTTATCAACGCGGCTTTCTGTCAATATGGGCGTAAAAGAAGACTTTATCAGCCCTTGTTCTTAAAATGCGTGACAGTTACGAGAAGAATACAAAAAGATTACGGTTCGTTTTAGTGATATTTGACCCTATCTTGGTTCGACTGTTTCGAATGTTTtcgctttaattataaaacataaagttCCGTTTTCTGGTTATAACTGATGTCGGATTTCCGAAAGCGCGACTGAAGTTGAAGAAAAGTAAAATGTTTGACAACAAATATATGTTCAACATTTTAATAGCTACTAATCTGCTGTTAAAAATATGtaataacatacatgtacctgtacatgtacatgcatgaaTTATTAAGAGATGCTtaacttaaaaatataataatttcagTAAGAGTTTATAAATTGGTGTTCTGTGGTGCATGTtattacacatatatataaagggtatgatgatttttttctcaATCTAAAATAACTTAAGGTCAGAATTGTATTTAAACCGGTCATAATCTTGTTCATCTTTAtcttgtttttttgaaaatacaaaataacattgtAACTGAACTTTGTCATAGGCGGACTTAGGAATTGGTTTTTTAATGACATAAGAAATATTACTTGAGCAGAAATGTTCACGATCGAACTATCGTCACGTCGAAAGAACCCAGAATGATGCAAACATGTTACGTTCTCACATTGGTAAATACTTAATTTCATTAATGTCCAAAATAACAGTCAGActttttattcaagacttgtacATAGTGCATCGCCTAAACACATACTTAACAAAGAATATGTCAACGTGATAAGGCATTCTTAGTttcgtattttgttaaaaatgaatCAACAGTTTGGAAAAAACTAAGTTAACATAAATGACGATACAATTTCTTTAATATCATAATTCACAGGAACATACCTATCGTCAATGTCAAATTCAAAATTTCTAAATGCAGTCGTAATTATAACTTGTCGTATGATGATCAATCAAACAGGTCCCTTATCAATTATACCGCTGACATCAACTTCGCTAGTCGGTCATTGTTCGTCCACGTCTGATTGCACTATACGGAGAGATACGGAGAGATACGGGGGGCAGGTGTGTCAGAGGGCTGACCTTAATACCGGCACGCGACTCTCTATGTGCACAGCGACAGATAGCGGAAATAAGTCAAATTGATAACTGTGAAAAGTCGCCGCTTGATAGATAAACAAGTTCATAATCGAATACATAAGTAGATCCATATTGAAGtgtttttagcataattaattaGCATATATCGCTGTCTTTACACGAATATCTCGACCTTATTTGAGCTAACATACAAATGAGTTTTGCTGAAAgaaatatatgagtcgtgttctaagaaaactgggcataatgcatgtgcgtaaaatgtcatcccagattagcctgtgcagtccgcacacactaatcagggacgacactttccgcctaaatttgatttttgctaagaagagacttcatttaaacgaaaaatgtcataaaagcggaaagtgttgtccctgattagcctgatcagactgcacaggctaatctgggacgacactgtacgtacaagcattaagctcagttttctcagaacgcgactcatatgtacgCGTTATGTATTCTGTGGTTAATGATTTGTCTTCGGATAAACCATCCGGACGCctgaccgaccaaccgaccgaccgccCGATCGACGGCTAGCTTACAAATTTACAAGAATAAATCATAATATCAAGAAATATTGAATCGCGTCctgaaaaaacggggcttaatgcgtgtgcgtaaagtgtcgtccaagagtgacctgtgcagtccgatattgctaatcagggtcgacacattccgctgttatggtattttgcgtttaactaggtatcttcttagcgaaaatcgaGTTCAGgaagaaagtatcgtccctgattagcctgtgcggatcgcaatgctaatctgggtcgaaactttacgcacatgcattaagccctgttttcccagagcgagactagAGTGCATAGATCATCAGCCGATTGGTTACTATGATGGCACGGCTTTGAGAGTATGTATGCTATGAACCCGTCCAATGACTGCTGGATGGTTGACACCTTAGCCGTGACAGCTGGTCCTACAAATGTCAAAGAAGGATTTGATCACAAATTGTTATCCCCCCAGGTCAATTGATCggcggtatattgtttttggcctgtctgtcattgtggcgttgtatgtgtgtgtgtgtctgtcccaaaacttggtaataacgtttgcaatattgaagatagcaactaaatatttggcatgcatgtgatctcatggagttgcacatttttggtggtgaaatgtcaaggtcgtccttcaaggtcaaatgtcatttcTTTTCTAAAATAGCTGGCATGCGgttttaaagcggcgcagaagggggcattgtgtttcacaaacatgtACTTTAAAGTTGTTCAAATATCAATATACGCagttgattttttttcccaaaaatagtGTTATTGGAAAATGCAAAGTTGACATAATACAAtctatttttgtttcttaaaCGTTACTATATGTATGCGACGTGTCCATTTATGTGATGATTGTTTAATATTTGTGTTCTATCATTTGCATCCTTGGAAATATTCAAAACGAAGGCAAGACGGTTTTGTCTCCATGATGTTGTGTTTCGTTAAGGCAACTCGTTGTTACATATAGTATAAGCACGAGAAAGCAAGTAAAAAAGCGAAACTGCAAAGCGAAATTCCGATGCGCAATCACGAAATTAATATCGCAACCTCGCATCGTAATTCCGTGACCTCGCTTCGTGTTTTGAGTGCTTTCCTTTATCTATTTTAAGGGTGACAATTAAACAAATGGTCAGGAATCGCCAATAGAAGCCTACGTATATTTTCCATGTGAATATTTTCAACTGATCATGGGagcaaaacatattttatgaaacaatacATGATGATTAAGCTCCATACAAACGCGTTGGTGAGTAGAGCAACATCCAGAAcaagtttaatttgttcatgcTAGTTAGCAGCATGTGGGTGTTAAACGatctgtttttttatattaagaaaaaaaaatgtttataaactaACCTTGACCATATCAGGGGGGCTATATGCTTCATTATGATTTGCGTGAAGCACATTTTAAATGTTGAACATGGCAGCCCTTTAAAAAGAACGAGATTTTATGATTTACAAATACCCTCATCGTTCTGTTAAAGTGAGTCGCTTTGGgaattctaattttattttaacgGAGACATACAACGAGATTTTGTCTTGTAATCTTGCTTTTGCATGGACCTTTTAAGGACTGTTTCGAAGGCCGTTACCGGAAAAGATCacgcatatttttttattataatgctACATGAAAAAATTAGAAAATTTAATCTGTtttggctattttttttaaaactatttaacgCTTTTTGTATGGTTTCACTATCTACATAAACTTTGAAATAGTGTAGGATAAAAAGAAAATTACGTTAGATTCTCTGGGATCTTCAATTAATCCGACTCGTGTTCGAAATGCTACGAATCGacggataaattcaagtacacgtgcAACAAACCGTTTATTCTTTCCCctttctcctcctcctcatcatcagcaGCAAGTAGCGTTATGAACATGTGTGtgtctaaatcgttatttaattCATCATCgacaacaacatca
This is a stretch of genomic DNA from Dreissena polymorpha isolate Duluth1 chromosome 7, UMN_Dpol_1.0, whole genome shotgun sequence. It encodes these proteins:
- the LOC127839236 gene encoding loricrin-like isoform X2 gives rise to the protein MGRMYVSASFFILLIWNAKCQVPWNPGSSLARVPGLRPVGGGMAYPEFLVPNSGYEENRCPAVDQDCPSRCRSVDNRKCRVCDCAMRPEATSSSNACAPPPKDCPSKCRTVDQNKCRVCSCGADTQEADKGNGALPISGDTYRKCYDMIMCMLSCHDGYNLSTNTDETGCQTCACVDSQPGPSQQSQQHSEQTTKEPTTSVSGMSSSSGNGLSPSGSGDGASVGRDAWGSGSGTGSSGRGGDPWNAAAVGGSEGSAAGGGMDAWVANNVGDGASSSCSGPMCPGSGGGMNPMFPGAGGSGSGGCTGPFCMGAGNGGSGGTGSGGGMMGGPGGVGAFSPFGLAAGSGSGSGSGCTGPFCTMTGSAGTVSSGNNNNCVGPECSAKVGQRFN
- the LOC127839236 gene encoding uncharacterized protein LOC127839236 isoform X1, whose protein sequence is MGRMYVSASFFILLIWNAKCQVPWNPGSSLARVPGLRPVGGGMAYPEFLVPNSGYEENRCPAVDQDCPSRCRSVDNRKCRVCDCAMRPEATSSSNACAPPPKDCPSKCRTVDQNKCRVCSCGADTQEADKGNGALPISGDTYRKCYDMIMCMLSCHDGYNLSTNTDETGCQTCACVDSQPGPSQQSQQHSEQTTKEPTTSVSGMSSSSGNGLSPSGSGDGASVGRDAWGSGSGTGSSGRGGDPWNAAAVGGSEGSAAGGGMDAWVANNVGDGASSSCSGPMCPGSGGGMNPMFPGAGGSGSGGCTGPFCMGAGNGGSGGTGSGGGMMGGPGGVGAFSPFGLAAGSGSGSGSGCTGPFCTMTGSAGTVSSDHRSTKKRRPAPKWGNNNNCVGPECSAKVGQRFN
- the LOC127839236 gene encoding uncharacterized protein LOC127839236 isoform X3, coding for MAYPEFLVPNSGYEENRCPAVDQDCPSRCRSVDNRKCRVCDCAMRPEATSSSNACAPPPKDCPSKCRTVDQNKCRVCSCGADTQEADKGNGALPISGDTYRKCYDMIMCMLSCHDGYNLSTNTDETGCQTCACVDSQPGPSQQSQQHSEQTTKEPTTSVSGMSSSSGNGLSPSGSGDGASVGRDAWGSGSGTGSSGRGGDPWNAAAVGGSEGSAAGGGMDAWVANNVGDGASSSCSGPMCPGSGGGMNPMFPGAGGSGSGGCTGPFCMGAGNGGSGGTGSGGGMMGGPGGVGAFSPFGLAAGSGSGSGSGCTGPFCTMTGSAGTVSSDHRSTKKRRPAPKWGNNNNCVGPECSAKVGQRFN